In Deltaproteobacteria bacterium, the genomic window CGCTCCGACGGCAAGCGGCCGAACACGCCGTGCGCCTGCTACAACGTCTACTTCGAGCCCAAGTGCTGCGAGCAGGCGAACTGCATCCTCCCCGCGGGGACCGACGGGCAGCTCTGCGGCAAGAGCGCCGGGCAGCTCTGCGACTACTGCAACGCGCAGAAGCCCGAGTGCACGGGCACCGGGGCGAAGTGCTTGCCTCTGCCGGGGGGACAGACCATCTGCAGCCGGAGCTGCTCGAAGCAGAACCCCTGCCCCACGGGCTACGACTGCGTGCCGATCTTCAGCGGCGGCGCCTTCGGGAACGTCTGCATCCCGAAGGGCGGGACGTGTCCGCCCAAGGCGTAGTAGCACGCGCGCGGTGATACGATGGAGCGATGACGCGCGCTCCCTCGACCCGAGCTCTGCACCGCCCGCTAGCTGCCTCCCCCGATCGTCTCGACCGCCGCACCGCATCCCCGCGGGTCGTCGCGGCTCTAATCCTCCTCGGCTGCGGCCTGTCCGCGTCGAGCGCGCGCGCCGGCGGCTTCACCGTCACGACCTTCGGCACGCGACGCGGGGGGATGCAGGCGGTGATCGGCTGTCCCGACGACCTGAGCGCGGTCTTCCACAACCCGGCGGGCCTCGCGGATCAACCGGACAGGCAGGTCTACGCCTTCTTCGCCCCGACCTTCGTGAGTCACAGCTTCCGCGTCAAGGCGCTCGACCCCCAGCGCTACCCGGAGATCAACCCGAGCGGGTGCGGCGAGCCGGGAGCCGCCCCCTGCCCGTGGCCCATCGACGGCGAGGGCTACTACGCGGCGAAGATCTCGCCCGAGCGCTACTTCGGCCTGCTCCCCTACCTGGCGGCCAGCACCGACCTCGGCTTCCTCGGGCGCCGCGGCAAGGACGTGGTGGTGGCGCTCGCCCTCTACTCGCCGAACCTCTACGGCGCCGAGATGCCCGAGAGCGCGCCTACCGCGTACATGATCGTCGGCGGCGTCTTTCTCTCCATCGCGCCCACCCTGGCCGTCGGCTGGCGCGTCAACCGCTACCTCGCCCTCGGCGGCGCGCTCTCCTACAACTACCTCACGCTCTCGATGTCCCAGAAGCTGAGCTTCGCGGACGCGCTGACCCCCCAGGGGAGCCGCCCCGAAGGCCTCGCCGTCCTGGCCCAGCAGCTCCTCGGCGACCTGCGCATGGACTTCTCCGGCGTGGACCACGGCGTGGGCTGGAATCTCTCGGCGCTCGTCTCACCGTGGCCGTGGCTCTCCATCGGGCTCGGGTACGCCGGCGCGAAGAGTGCAACATTTGAAGGAAACGTAGAATTCAAGGCTCTCGGAAAGAACGTGAAGGACCAGGAGACCTTCCAGCGTCTCGTGACCTCCGTGGGGTACAAGCTACCCGAGCGGCTGGTGATCGAGATGCCCATCCCGCACAACCTGCAGGCCGGCCTGCACTTCCGGCTCGGGCGGCGCGTCGAGCTCGGCGTCGAGGCGCGCTTCTGGCTCTACCAGCTCTACGACAAGCAGGTGCTCCGTCCGATCTACAACCCGACCGCCGTCGGCAAGGAGCCGATGACCGAGGCCTCGCTCACGCGCGACAAGAAGTACAAGCTCAGCTATCAAGTCTCG contains:
- a CDS encoding outer membrane protein transport protein yields the protein MTRAPSTRALHRPLAASPDRLDRRTASPRVVAALILLGCGLSASSARAGGFTVTTFGTRRGGMQAVIGCPDDLSAVFHNPAGLADQPDRQVYAFFAPTFVSHSFRVKALDPQRYPEINPSGCGEPGAAPCPWPIDGEGYYAAKISPERYFGLLPYLAASTDLGFLGRRGKDVVVALALYSPNLYGAEMPESAPTAYMIVGGVFLSIAPTLAVGWRVNRYLALGGALSYNYLTLSMSQKLSFADALTPQGSRPEGLAVLAQQLLGDLRMDFSGVDHGVGWNLSALVSPWPWLSIGLGYAGAKSATFEGNVEFKALGKNVKDQETFQRLVTSVGYKLPERLVIEMPIPHNLQAGLHFRLGRRVELGVEARFWLYQLYDKQVLRPIYNPTAVGKEPMTEASLTRDKKYKLSYQVSGGIDVRPFKRLPALDLLAGLGFDASPIPDETFTLDNPSNSYVKVTAGVVYRMSPRWRFSATYLLGLYLPRDVRNSQTRPPTNARGAGITHSPALDVTARF